A region from the Deltaproteobacteria bacterium genome encodes:
- a CDS encoding HEAT repeat domain-containing protein — translation MNMKKMLANVWMMLLFSLLNTSVVFAKDSAGTLMDAWNSGEDTIYAHTQNDMLSGEYNVEQWAQSIRVASDYDSKTWVKLVIAEATLLKEKSPDSVERLYQLEGIRAEYYLKWRRPQPAVLRELKKMSELAASMMELYHMGFNSYPWSGPAYEGTERLALQMGLLHAIGESEHPARVFFLRDIVESRFSSRAVRLSAVAALAKTGSPEALEVLVAMLPEAEKDEELRAWLAGSVGHIRVASAWGLIERFFSDPSRKVQSAAMGSTRLLLSRWHWSGREQELALLRKQVTPVLVGLLEVGKPHTSLETIGETLSLVGGGFAVDSLKNRVSDKSLSAAARGRLQSALALAERAERRRR, via the coding sequence ATGAATATGAAAAAAATGTTAGCAAACGTATGGATGATGCTTCTGTTTTCTCTCTTGAATACATCGGTAGTATTCGCCAAAGACTCAGCAGGTACCTTGATGGATGCCTGGAATAGCGGAGAGGATACGATTTATGCTCACACGCAAAATGACATGTTGTCCGGTGAGTACAACGTGGAGCAGTGGGCTCAGAGTATTCGCGTTGCATCAGATTATGACAGTAAGACTTGGGTAAAGCTGGTTATTGCTGAGGCCACCCTTTTAAAAGAGAAAAGCCCTGATTCAGTCGAACGCCTCTATCAGTTAGAGGGGATTCGCGCTGAGTATTATCTCAAGTGGCGTCGCCCGCAGCCGGCAGTTCTACGTGAACTTAAAAAAATGTCTGAACTCGCTGCATCTATGATGGAACTTTATCACATGGGCTTTAATAGCTATCCATGGTCAGGGCCGGCTTATGAAGGTACTGAACGACTGGCATTGCAAATGGGTTTATTGCACGCGATTGGCGAGTCGGAGCACCCAGCGCGCGTCTTCTTCCTAAGGGATATCGTTGAGTCTCGTTTTAGTTCGCGTGCGGTGCGTTTAAGCGCAGTGGCGGCTCTCGCGAAAACGGGGTCTCCTGAAGCGTTAGAGGTTTTGGTCGCGATGCTGCCCGAGGCCGAAAAGGATGAAGAGCTTCGAGCATGGCTGGCCGGGTCTGTGGGACATATTCGTGTGGCAAGTGCGTGGGGACTGATAGAACGGTTCTTCAGTGATCCTTCTAGGAAAGTTCAGTCTGCAGCAATGGGCAGCACGCGTCTTCTTCTAAGCCGCTGGCACTGGAGTGGAAGAGAGCAGGAGCTTGCATTGCTGCGCAAGCAGGTGACACCGGTATTGGTGGGACTCCTTGAAGTGGGTAAACCTCATACGTCACTGGAAACCATTGGTGAGACGCTGTCTTTGGTTGGAGGAGGTTTTGCCGTGGACTCGCTCAAAAACCGTGTCAGTGATAAAAGTCTCAGCGCAGCGGCTCGCGGCCGCTTGCAGTCTGCTTTGGCGTTGGCTGAAAGAGCCGAACGTCGTCGTCGTTAA
- a CDS encoding nuclease has product MEFKVFTLSVALVFVFLIEGCQTIPVAQSTLKKPRQNAALVLDGKELDVYWDDGDTFEFREHGRKTRARLRGFNTLESYGPVHSWGQWKGRELYEVAFQATAHAKSEVWECTRHLGSGGYGRILVDCPKLRETLLSKGLAHVFWMNGAAPEEILKFQHQAIKEKIGMWSKGAPSWVLTSIHSASEDNLPNPYNRQVSTQTGEAMASTHSKRYQTCQNVCEQGSCMLYVPYRMRYGKNRAKCLISR; this is encoded by the coding sequence ATGGAATTCAAAGTATTCACTCTATCTGTCGCTCTCGTCTTCGTCTTTCTAATTGAAGGATGCCAGACCATCCCGGTAGCTCAATCAACTCTCAAAAAGCCGCGCCAAAACGCGGCACTCGTGCTCGATGGCAAGGAGCTTGATGTCTACTGGGACGACGGCGACACATTCGAGTTTCGTGAGCATGGCCGAAAAACGCGGGCAAGACTGCGCGGCTTTAACACACTCGAATCTTATGGACCCGTGCACAGTTGGGGGCAATGGAAAGGCCGCGAACTCTATGAGGTCGCCTTTCAAGCGACGGCCCACGCTAAAAGCGAAGTTTGGGAATGCACACGCCATCTTGGCAGTGGAGGCTATGGCCGCATACTCGTAGACTGTCCCAAATTGAGAGAGACTCTATTGTCAAAAGGCTTGGCCCATGTATTCTGGATGAACGGCGCTGCTCCTGAAGAAATTCTAAAATTTCAACACCAAGCTATCAAAGAGAAGATCGGGATGTGGAGCAAAGGAGCTCCAAGCTGGGTACTCACGTCTATTCACTCCGCCAGCGAAGACAACCTACCCAATCCTTACAATCGGCAAGTTTCAACCCAGACGGGTGAAGCCATGGCCAGTACACATTCGAAACGGTACCAAACGTGCCAGAACGTCTGCGAGCAAGGCTCTTGCATGCTCTACGTTCCCTACCGGATGCGCTACGGTAAAAACCGAGCCAAGTGCCTTATAAGCCGATAG
- a CDS encoding acyl-CoA dehydrogenase, translating into MKEDAEGFIKSLFFGNIREDMVFPFPRLEPEVAETVAMMQEAVGKFADEHIDSTKWDEDAAMPREIVDKVSELGLMGLLVEERHNGLGLPMMAYGHIFEKLATYDSALTVTVGAHQSIGYKALLLYGNEEQRERFLPRLATGELIAAFCLTEPSSGSDAASIQTKAVLSEDGKHYTLNGSKIWITNGGIATFLTVFAKVEVEHKGAKKEKVTCFVLEIPSEGVTVGPPEKKMGIKASWTNEVHLENVKVPVENIVGEAGKGFKVAMGILNHGRLGLAAGCVGGIKNCIKAAVEHATERRQFQKKLIEFGMIQDKIAQMTIDLYAAESMVYLTTHLIDRGDVDYYLESAAAKIFATEALWNAIDENIQIWGGNGFMKEYPFEMWLRDARIFRIFEGTNEVLRAFIALSGMQGPGEELAGLAEAIKHPLKGLGPVSDFAIKRIKRSVMGESIENAHPALKKMASVIEEETVEFAGHVENILRKHGKKIFLMQFAQKRLANVAIDLFGLTSVLARTTALIEERGVEKCVLEMELAEGYLQQAKRRIRASLYEMSKNEDELRKSIADMVAEVGSYPVKPIGL; encoded by the coding sequence ATGAAGGAAGATGCAGAAGGTTTTATCAAGTCATTGTTTTTCGGAAATATTCGAGAAGACATGGTCTTCCCGTTTCCGAGGTTAGAGCCCGAAGTGGCTGAAACGGTCGCTATGATGCAAGAAGCGGTTGGTAAGTTTGCCGACGAACACATCGATTCTACGAAATGGGATGAGGATGCGGCAATGCCGCGTGAAATCGTTGATAAAGTAAGCGAACTCGGCCTCATGGGACTGCTGGTCGAAGAACGACATAATGGTTTGGGTCTTCCGATGATGGCTTACGGTCATATCTTTGAAAAATTAGCCACTTACGATAGCGCGCTCACAGTGACCGTCGGGGCGCATCAAAGTATTGGTTACAAAGCGCTGCTTCTTTATGGGAATGAGGAGCAACGCGAGCGTTTTTTACCGCGCCTGGCAACGGGTGAATTGATTGCAGCGTTTTGTCTTACGGAGCCAAGCAGTGGCTCAGATGCTGCATCCATCCAGACCAAAGCAGTGTTGTCCGAAGATGGGAAACATTACACCCTCAACGGAAGCAAGATTTGGATTACCAATGGGGGGATCGCTACTTTCCTTACGGTCTTTGCAAAAGTCGAAGTTGAACACAAAGGTGCGAAGAAAGAGAAGGTCACCTGTTTTGTTCTCGAAATACCATCGGAAGGGGTCACGGTAGGTCCTCCTGAAAAGAAGATGGGAATTAAGGCGTCCTGGACAAATGAAGTTCACCTAGAAAATGTGAAAGTCCCCGTTGAGAATATCGTTGGGGAAGCGGGTAAGGGCTTTAAAGTGGCGATGGGTATTTTAAACCATGGTCGCTTGGGACTTGCTGCGGGTTGTGTTGGTGGTATCAAAAACTGCATCAAAGCGGCCGTAGAACATGCAACAGAACGTCGGCAGTTTCAAAAGAAGCTTATCGAATTTGGTATGATTCAAGATAAAATCGCCCAGATGACCATCGACCTCTACGCAGCCGAGAGTATGGTCTATCTAACCACACACCTCATCGACCGCGGTGATGTCGATTACTACCTGGAGAGCGCGGCGGCGAAAATCTTTGCCACAGAAGCCCTTTGGAATGCCATTGATGAGAATATTCAAATCTGGGGTGGCAACGGATTTATGAAAGAATATCCGTTTGAGATGTGGCTTCGCGATGCTCGAATCTTCCGAATTTTCGAAGGCACCAATGAGGTCTTACGTGCGTTTATTGCTTTGAGTGGCATGCAAGGACCCGGTGAGGAACTCGCAGGTCTTGCGGAAGCCATCAAGCATCCTTTGAAGGGGCTGGGACCAGTTTCTGATTTTGCAATCAAGCGAATCAAGCGCAGCGTCATGGGCGAATCGATTGAGAACGCTCATCCTGCTCTAAAGAAAATGGCCAGCGTCATTGAAGAGGAAACGGTCGAATTTGCAGGTCATGTCGAAAACATTTTGCGTAAGCACGGCAAAAAGATTTTCTTGATGCAATTTGCGCAGAAGCGTCTGGCTAATGTTGCAATCGATCTCTTTGGATTGACCAGTGTTTTAGCGAGAACGACGGCACTCATCGAGGAACGCGGTGTTGAAAAGTGTGTGCTGGAAATGGAACTTGCCGAAGGTTACCTCCAGCAGGCAAAACGCCGAATTCGTGCCAGCCTTTATGAGATGTCGAAGAATGAGGATGAACTTCGTAAGTCGATTGCAGACATGGTTGCCGAGGTGGGTTCCTATCCTGTTAAGCCTATCGGCTTATAA
- a CDS encoding DUF72 domain-containing protein, producing the protein MTKRKDPSDQLSLFADAEMPKAPKVGPASVDPEDATSAEALHPSIRFGTSSWSFPGWEGIVYDRKTSQKNLSGQGLAAYASHPLLRTVGIDRSYYAPVPLDDYRDYASQVPDNFRFLVKAGQTVVSPREPYGRGMNPHFLNPEWARDYVVRPAAEGLGQKLGVILFQFPPMVVGSLGGSHKFVERLDKFLGALPTGVPYAVEIRNAEFLTRTYRDVLNKFRVDHCYNVHPTMPSLDRQLRVMPLENNQQLVVRWMLREGLSFESAAKRYAPFNKILDQDVDVRQTLTAIFQRALKLGKGGLLIVNNKAEGSSPLSIFALARMLR; encoded by the coding sequence ATGACAAAGCGTAAAGACCCAAGTGATCAGCTCAGTCTGTTTGCTGATGCTGAAATGCCAAAAGCACCGAAGGTTGGGCCCGCATCTGTGGACCCCGAGGATGCGACAAGCGCGGAAGCGCTGCACCCATCGATACGCTTTGGCACTTCTTCATGGAGTTTTCCGGGCTGGGAAGGAATTGTTTACGACCGCAAGACGTCCCAGAAGAATCTCTCGGGGCAGGGTTTGGCGGCTTATGCATCGCATCCGCTCCTGCGAACTGTTGGCATCGATCGCAGTTATTATGCCCCTGTCCCCCTAGATGACTACCGCGACTATGCCAGCCAAGTACCAGACAACTTTCGTTTCTTAGTTAAAGCAGGGCAAACGGTCGTGAGTCCGCGCGAGCCTTATGGACGAGGCATGAACCCTCATTTTCTCAATCCCGAATGGGCAAGAGATTATGTTGTTCGGCCTGCCGCCGAGGGGTTGGGTCAAAAGCTTGGAGTCATTTTATTTCAATTTCCCCCGATGGTGGTGGGGAGCCTGGGAGGTTCCCATAAGTTTGTAGAGCGGCTCGATAAGTTTTTGGGCGCTTTACCCACCGGCGTGCCCTACGCGGTGGAGATACGTAATGCGGAGTTTCTTACCCGTACATACCGAGATGTGCTTAATAAATTTAGGGTCGATCATTGCTACAATGTTCATCCCACGATGCCGAGCTTGGATCGTCAGCTGCGGGTGATGCCACTTGAGAATAATCAGCAATTGGTTGTTCGCTGGATGCTCCGTGAGGGTCTGAGCTTTGAATCGGCCGCGAAGCGTTATGCGCCGTTTAATAAGATCTTGGACCAAGATGTTGACGTACGACAGACTTTGACCGCGATTTTTCAGCGTGCGCTCAAGCTCGGCAAAGGTGGGCTGCTTATCGTCAATAATAAGGCAGAGGGTTCTTCGCCCCTTAGTATTTTCGCCCTCGCCCGTATGTTACGATAA
- the msrB gene encoding peptide-methionine (R)-S-oxide reductase MsrB: MSSEKIEKTDEEWRESLSDEQFRVTRQAGTEAPFSGKYNVHEEAGKYTCICCNAVLFEDNHKFNSGCGWPSFWGAESEAVGTRPDNSHGMVRTEIFCVKCDAHLGHVFDDGPKPGGLRYCVNSVSINFEADDDKA, encoded by the coding sequence ATGAGTTCAGAGAAGATTGAAAAGACCGATGAAGAGTGGCGAGAATCCCTGAGCGACGAGCAGTTTCGAGTGACTCGTCAGGCAGGTACAGAGGCGCCGTTTTCGGGTAAGTACAACGTTCATGAAGAGGCGGGTAAATATACCTGTATCTGTTGTAATGCCGTTTTGTTTGAAGACAATCATAAATTCAATTCTGGGTGTGGCTGGCCAAGCTTTTGGGGAGCTGAGAGTGAAGCGGTGGGAACCCGTCCCGACAACAGCCATGGTATGGTGCGAACCGAAATATTTTGTGTGAAATGCGATGCTCACTTGGGCCATGTTTTTGATGATGGCCCGAAGCCAGGTGGTTTGCGTTATTGCGTAAACTCGGTATCGATTAATTTTGAAGCGGATGATGACAAAGCGTAA
- the fabF gene encoding beta-ketoacyl-ACP synthase II, translating into MKRRRVVITGLGCVTPLGVGVEHTWKRLLAGDSSAVALEGEEYKNLPTRIACKVPRGEESSSYEASRVLGHKEARRFSDYIGFAFAAAKEALDDAGWFPEELDAQERTGVLMGSGIGGFNTICETTLMVKERGHRRISPFFVPSILTNIPSGLIAQTYGFQGPNHCVSTACATGAHALGDAMWMIARSDADVMVVGSTESAVGPMTLAGFGAARALSRGFNDEPTKASRPWDTRRDGFVVGEGAGVLILEELEHAQNRGAQIYGEICGYGMSGDAFHLTAPAEDGRGATRAMKAALRTAELEPEQVGYINAHGTSTPLGDSVEASAICSVFGDHRTRLKVSSTKSSIGHLLGGAGSVEAIFSILALRDQQVPATLNLDEPSEDWELDFVPHESKKCEIDAVMSNSFGFGGTNASLIFKKFSAS; encoded by the coding sequence ATGAAACGGCGACGAGTAGTCATCACTGGACTTGGGTGTGTTACCCCTTTAGGGGTTGGAGTTGAGCATACGTGGAAGCGGCTTTTAGCTGGTGATTCCAGTGCGGTCGCTTTAGAGGGTGAAGAATACAAGAATCTACCCACCCGGATAGCCTGTAAAGTCCCCCGAGGTGAAGAGAGTTCCTCTTATGAGGCAAGTCGCGTATTAGGACATAAAGAAGCTCGACGTTTTTCAGATTATATTGGCTTTGCATTTGCGGCGGCCAAGGAGGCTCTTGACGATGCGGGTTGGTTTCCAGAGGAGCTAGACGCCCAGGAGCGAACTGGCGTTTTAATGGGCTCGGGCATTGGTGGTTTTAATACAATATGCGAGACCACGCTCATGGTTAAAGAGCGGGGCCACCGCCGAATCAGTCCGTTCTTTGTGCCATCCATTCTTACGAATATCCCATCAGGCTTGATTGCTCAGACCTACGGATTTCAAGGCCCGAATCACTGCGTCTCAACAGCGTGCGCAACCGGGGCTCACGCCCTGGGAGACGCGATGTGGATGATTGCCCGTTCGGATGCAGATGTCATGGTGGTTGGCAGTACGGAGTCTGCTGTGGGTCCGATGACTTTGGCCGGTTTTGGAGCAGCCCGGGCACTGTCTCGCGGTTTCAACGATGAACCAACCAAAGCTTCTCGGCCATGGGACACGCGGCGTGACGGCTTTGTTGTCGGCGAAGGAGCCGGTGTTTTGATACTTGAAGAGCTTGAGCACGCCCAAAATCGAGGGGCGCAAATTTACGGTGAAATCTGCGGCTATGGGATGTCGGGGGATGCATTTCACTTAACAGCGCCGGCTGAGGATGGCCGGGGAGCAACGCGCGCAATGAAGGCCGCGCTGCGCACCGCGGAACTTGAGCCCGAGCAAGTGGGCTATATCAATGCTCATGGTACCTCGACACCGCTTGGCGATTCGGTAGAAGCATCGGCTATTTGTTCAGTGTTCGGAGACCACCGCACTCGATTGAAGGTTTCTTCGACGAAAAGTTCGATAGGCCACTTATTGGGTGGTGCGGGCAGTGTGGAGGCCATCTTCTCAATCTTAGCCCTTCGGGATCAACAAGTACCGGCAACGCTCAACTTGGACGAGCCTTCAGAGGATTGGGAGCTTGATTTCGTACCCCATGAGTCCAAAAAGTGCGAAATTGATGCGGTGATGAGTAATTCTTTTGGATTTGGCGGCACAAATGCGTCACTGATATTTAAGAAATTCAGTGCTTCTTAA
- a CDS encoding heme A synthase: protein MNNESNIKFSRLAWAALVYNLAVILWGAWVRITGSGAGCGDHWPTCGGEIIPRSPGVETIIEFSHRLTSGLTLIFGIILVVIARRVFAKGHRARTAAWVTLVFILLEAALGAILVLKGLVAKDTSSVRAVVVALHLVNTLGLVGGGALTAWWSVERPRSFGTGVRRGSLLALVTGLVLVGATGAITALGDTLFPVPVVEGSGLIATIVNDISMAQHILVRLRIVHPLLALCVGLGILVWGLSVERTTQSGALGYLANALVWSTALQMMLGVLNVILHAPGWMQLVHLLVADLVWVAAILTCVEAKDQNIIQPVSS, encoded by the coding sequence TTGAATAATGAATCGAACATAAAGTTTTCACGCCTGGCTTGGGCCGCATTGGTCTACAATCTCGCAGTGATTTTGTGGGGTGCATGGGTGCGTATTACTGGCTCGGGAGCTGGTTGCGGGGACCATTGGCCAACGTGTGGTGGTGAGATAATACCACGCAGTCCTGGTGTAGAAACGATAATCGAGTTTTCTCATCGGCTCACCAGTGGTTTGACCCTCATCTTCGGCATTATTTTAGTGGTTATAGCAAGGCGTGTTTTTGCAAAGGGTCATCGAGCCCGCACTGCGGCTTGGGTGACTTTGGTTTTTATTCTCTTAGAAGCCGCGCTCGGCGCGATTCTGGTATTGAAGGGGCTGGTCGCTAAAGACACATCTTCGGTGCGTGCAGTTGTGGTTGCATTGCACCTTGTAAACACTCTCGGTCTGGTCGGCGGCGGAGCGCTTACGGCTTGGTGGTCAGTTGAGCGGCCACGGTCATTTGGTACAGGTGTAAGGCGGGGTAGCCTCTTGGCCTTAGTCACCGGTCTTGTTTTGGTTGGAGCCACTGGAGCCATTACAGCGCTTGGCGATACTCTCTTTCCCGTACCTGTGGTTGAGGGCTCAGGGCTTATTGCGACCATTGTAAACGACATCTCAATGGCTCAGCACATTTTGGTTCGCCTCCGCATCGTTCACCCATTGCTTGCACTCTGTGTAGGGCTCGGGATTTTGGTATGGGGCCTTTCGGTTGAACGGACGACTCAGTCCGGTGCCTTGGGTTACCTTGCGAATGCCCTTGTTTGGAGCACTGCTCTGCAAATGATGCTCGGTGTGTTGAATGTCATATTGCATGCCCCGGGATGGATGCAGCTGGTTCATTTGCTGGTTGCAGATTTGGTTTGGGTGGCTGCTATTTTGACGTGTGTTGAGGCCAAGGACCAAAACATTATACAACCAGTTTCGAGTTAG
- a CDS encoding thiopurine S-methyltransferase, with the protein MEGHAWRKRWADNQIGWHQEKFNPRLVEFWERVAGERKGLVLVPLCGKTLDMIWLAEQGHQVVGVELSEIAIESFFTENKMEAKWEQEHGFRLMRSGSITIYCCDFFETDTKWLGDIDFIYDRAAHIALPPDVRSLYGAHVGKLISATTGGLLLSIDYDQAKHDGPPFSVPPAEIQKNFGHYFELEMLVENEVIDTRPKYREWGLDSLVERAHILKARAR; encoded by the coding sequence ATGGAAGGACATGCATGGCGTAAACGCTGGGCTGACAATCAGATTGGTTGGCATCAGGAAAAGTTTAATCCACGGCTCGTGGAGTTCTGGGAACGCGTCGCCGGGGAGCGCAAAGGCCTGGTCTTGGTACCTCTTTGCGGTAAAACCTTAGACATGATTTGGCTCGCGGAGCAGGGACACCAAGTGGTGGGTGTTGAGCTTAGCGAAATCGCTATCGAGTCTTTCTTTACAGAAAACAAGATGGAGGCCAAGTGGGAGCAGGAGCATGGCTTTCGTTTGATGCGCTCTGGTTCGATTACAATCTATTGCTGTGATTTTTTCGAGACCGATACGAAATGGTTAGGCGATATTGATTTTATCTATGACCGAGCCGCTCATATCGCTCTGCCGCCTGATGTGAGGAGCCTCTATGGGGCGCATGTGGGTAAACTCATCAGCGCCACCACAGGCGGATTGCTCCTGAGTATCGACTATGACCAAGCCAAACACGATGGCCCTCCCTTTTCTGTGCCACCTGCGGAAATACAGAAAAATTTTGGTCACTATTTTGAACTTGAAATGTTGGTTGAAAACGAGGTGATCGACACCCGGCCGAAGTATCGAGAATGGGGTTTAGACTCCTTGGTCGAGCGTGCCCACATTCTGAAAGCCAGGGCACGCTAG
- a CDS encoding response regulator, giving the protein MEFRRLNPVPLGRRKAQDHQRILYVEDEDTNWEVAQLWLRDKFNLTRAKNDREVFELLEKENFDLILMDIQLSGSTLNGVDITKILRGRGIGQVPVFAQNIDCKGARIIFVTAYSARYSRSELVQAGGDEMLAKPVNFRRLSVAISKLLVAEAASQLEVTSEQLRERQEPQKRRHMRVPMQLSCDLEIDGQTFLGRLVDLSLGGARFRIIGEDNGSAIERGGAAEIRFATAWGMVKGPCSIAWVSVGSHKEAGLQFGDLSGPAKLILEKWLSSDKRQSH; this is encoded by the coding sequence ATGGAGTTTAGGCGGTTAAATCCAGTACCTCTCGGGCGTCGTAAGGCCCAAGACCATCAACGTATTCTCTACGTGGAAGACGAGGATACGAATTGGGAGGTGGCGCAGCTTTGGTTGCGAGATAAGTTTAACCTCACACGGGCAAAGAACGACCGCGAGGTCTTTGAGCTTCTTGAGAAAGAAAACTTCGACCTCATTCTGATGGATATCCAGCTTTCGGGCTCCACCCTAAACGGAGTGGACATCACTAAAATTCTACGGGGTCGAGGAATCGGACAAGTTCCTGTGTTCGCGCAAAACATCGACTGCAAGGGTGCAAGAATCATTTTCGTAACTGCCTACTCAGCCCGCTACTCTCGAAGCGAGTTGGTGCAGGCTGGCGGCGACGAAATGCTCGCAAAACCAGTGAATTTTCGGCGATTGAGTGTCGCCATTTCTAAGCTTTTGGTGGCAGAGGCGGCCAGCCAATTAGAAGTCACTTCGGAACAATTGCGTGAGCGTCAAGAACCGCAGAAGCGCCGTCACATGAGAGTGCCCATGCAACTCAGTTGTGATCTGGAAATCGATGGTCAAACATTTCTCGGCCGTCTGGTTGATTTGTCATTGGGGGGCGCGAGGTTTCGGATCATTGGCGAGGATAATGGCAGTGCCATCGAAAGAGGTGGCGCGGCCGAGATTCGCTTTGCGACCGCTTGGGGAATGGTGAAGGGGCCTTGCAGCATCGCTTGGGTGAGCGTTGGTTCACACAAAGAAGCTGGGCTGCAGTTTGGCGATCTGAGCGGCCCGGCGAAATTGATTCTTGAGAAATGGCTTTCGTCCGACAAGAGGCAATCCCACTAG
- a CDS encoding hotdog fold thioesterase: protein MTDKNYSKLKMLMEEEVPFNKHLQMKLESIREGYCLVRIPWATHLTGDASRPAVHGGVLATLLDAAGGAACWSLLENESDRLSTVDLRIDYLRPGPAQAMICEAKVVRMGNKVCVARMEIFSEGDDPNEIGPIATGQGVYNVAKPKTRSNKV, encoded by the coding sequence ATGACTGACAAGAACTATTCGAAACTGAAAATGTTGATGGAAGAGGAAGTCCCTTTTAATAAACACCTGCAGATGAAGCTTGAGAGCATCCGTGAGGGTTATTGCTTGGTACGTATACCCTGGGCGACACACCTTACAGGCGACGCGAGTCGGCCAGCGGTTCACGGCGGGGTTCTTGCTACTCTTCTCGATGCTGCCGGCGGCGCAGCCTGTTGGAGTCTCTTGGAGAACGAGAGCGACCGGCTCAGCACCGTGGACCTCCGCATCGATTACTTACGCCCAGGGCCCGCACAAGCAATGATCTGCGAAGCTAAAGTGGTTCGGATGGGCAATAAAGTCTGCGTTGCGCGAATGGAAATATTCTCAGAAGGAGATGACCCAAACGAAATTGGTCCCATCGCTACCGGGCAAGGGGTTTATAATGTAGCCAAGCCCAAAACTCGTTCTAACAAAGTTTAA